From Nerophis lumbriciformis linkage group LG11, RoL_Nlum_v2.1, whole genome shotgun sequence, one genomic window encodes:
- the hexd gene encoding hexosaminidase D isoform X2 gives MSSPPWPTGKKLVHLDLKGAPPKLEYLHQLIECFSQLGADGLLVEYEDMFPYEGELKVLQATAQPAYSRDEIFSLQKLATSKGMEIVPLVQTFGHMEFVLKHQAMQSLREVSNCVGTLNPHKEDGRQLVTEMLRQVVELHPGVKTLHIGADEVYMLGEGEMSKLWLASPGRTVEQLFLTHVVSVAKYIKETWPHITIIMWDDMMRGMSQDTLKASGIVGQVQPMLWDYTPNLDVNKTVSLLEKYYNAGMQDVWAASSFKGSTCVYTNVPSTQRHVENHLQWLKVAASVPSGLNLKGIAITGWQRYDHMSVLCELLPVALPSLAACLQTIFHGQLSTEAQSKVRKMLGVSSVEAESMERTFCFIDV, from the exons atgagtAGTCCACCGTGGCCCACAGGAAAGAAACTGGTGCATTTGGATTTAAAAGGTGCCCCTCCGAAACTCGAATACTTACACCAG CTGATAGAGTGCTTCTCTCAACTGGGTGCGGATGGCCTCCTTGTGGAGTATGAGGACATGTTTCCTTATGAGGGAGAGTTGAAGGTGCTGCAGGCCACTGCACAACCTGCGTACAG CCGAGATGAGATATTCTCCCTGCAGAAACTAGCAACATCTAAAGGCATGGAGATTGTACCACTTGTGCAGACTTTTGGCCATATGGAG TTTGTGCTCAAACATCAAGCCATGCAGAGCTTGAGAGAAGTGTCAAACTGTGTGGGCACACTGAATCCTCACAAAGAAGATGGACGCCAACTTGTGACAGAGATGCTGAGGCAGGTGGTTGAGCTACATCCAGGCGTAAAGACACTGCACATAGGTGCAGATGAG GTGTACATGTTGGGTGAAGGTGAGATGTCAAAGTTATGGTTGGCTTCACCTGGACGCACAGTGGAGCAGCTTTTCTTGACTCATGTTGTATCAGTGGCAAAGTACATCAAGGAGACTTGGCCTCACATAACCATCATCATGTGGGATGATATGATGAGGGGGATGAGCCAGGACACACTGAAAG CAAGTGGTATCGTAGGACAAGTCCAGCCAATGCTGTGGGATTACACACCTAAtctggatgtaaacaaaacag TGTCGTTGCTGGAGAAGTACTACAATGCTGGTATGCAAGATGTCTGGGCAGCCAGCTCCTTTAAAGGCTCCACCTGTGTCTACACCAATGTACCGAGCACACAGAGACATGTAGAGAACCACCTGCAATGGTTGAAGGTAGCGGCATCTGTCCCCTCTGGTTTAAACCTTAAGGGCATTGCCATTACAGGCTGGCAAAG GTATGACCACATGTCTGTACTGTGTGAGCTCCTGCCTGTCGCTCTACCATCACTGGCCGCTTGTCTCCAAACAATTTTTCATGGCCAGTTAAGTACTGAGGCTCAAAGCAAAGTGAGGAAAATGTTGGGGGTGTCCTCTGTGGAGGCAGAGTCTATGGAAAG GACATTTTGTTTCATTGATGTTTAG
- the hexd gene encoding hexosaminidase D isoform X1, with translation MSSPPWPTGKKLVHLDLKGAPPKLEYLHQLIECFSQLGADGLLVEYEDMFPYEGELKVLQATAQPAYSRDEIFSLQKLATSKGMEIVPLVQTFGHMEFVLKHQAMQSLREVSNCVGTLNPHKEDGRQLVTEMLRQVVELHPGVKTLHIGADEVYMLGEGEMSKLWLASPGRTVEQLFLTHVVSVAKYIKETWPHITIIMWDDMMRGMSQDTLKASGIVGQVQPMLWDYTPNLDVNKTVSLLEKYYNAGMQDVWAASSFKGSTCVYTNVPSTQRHVENHLQWLKVAASVPSGLNLKGIAITGWQRYDHMSVLCELLPVALPSLAACLQTIFHGQLSTEAQSKVRKMLGVSSVEAESMESTSGDATLFPGRRLAESIVELDSLLSSDDIVYFEKNMYVRGWLSPYHRARRMVNPLIAMQIHSQASRYLAMLQQKVDIVRERMSHLYPDSTAQEWLEEHVGPVMVPLQRIVDEITAFTPETGP, from the exons atgagtAGTCCACCGTGGCCCACAGGAAAGAAACTGGTGCATTTGGATTTAAAAGGTGCCCCTCCGAAACTCGAATACTTACACCAG CTGATAGAGTGCTTCTCTCAACTGGGTGCGGATGGCCTCCTTGTGGAGTATGAGGACATGTTTCCTTATGAGGGAGAGTTGAAGGTGCTGCAGGCCACTGCACAACCTGCGTACAG CCGAGATGAGATATTCTCCCTGCAGAAACTAGCAACATCTAAAGGCATGGAGATTGTACCACTTGTGCAGACTTTTGGCCATATGGAG TTTGTGCTCAAACATCAAGCCATGCAGAGCTTGAGAGAAGTGTCAAACTGTGTGGGCACACTGAATCCTCACAAAGAAGATGGACGCCAACTTGTGACAGAGATGCTGAGGCAGGTGGTTGAGCTACATCCAGGCGTAAAGACACTGCACATAGGTGCAGATGAG GTGTACATGTTGGGTGAAGGTGAGATGTCAAAGTTATGGTTGGCTTCACCTGGACGCACAGTGGAGCAGCTTTTCTTGACTCATGTTGTATCAGTGGCAAAGTACATCAAGGAGACTTGGCCTCACATAACCATCATCATGTGGGATGATATGATGAGGGGGATGAGCCAGGACACACTGAAAG CAAGTGGTATCGTAGGACAAGTCCAGCCAATGCTGTGGGATTACACACCTAAtctggatgtaaacaaaacag TGTCGTTGCTGGAGAAGTACTACAATGCTGGTATGCAAGATGTCTGGGCAGCCAGCTCCTTTAAAGGCTCCACCTGTGTCTACACCAATGTACCGAGCACACAGAGACATGTAGAGAACCACCTGCAATGGTTGAAGGTAGCGGCATCTGTCCCCTCTGGTTTAAACCTTAAGGGCATTGCCATTACAGGCTGGCAAAG GTATGACCACATGTCTGTACTGTGTGAGCTCCTGCCTGTCGCTCTACCATCACTGGCCGCTTGTCTCCAAACAATTTTTCATGGCCAGTTAAGTACTGAGGCTCAAAGCAAAGTGAGGAAAATGTTGGGGGTGTCCTCTGTGGAGGCAGAGTCTATGGAAAG CACATCTGGTGATGCTACCCTCTTCCCGGGAAGGAGATTAGCTGAGTCAATTGTAGAACTGGATTCCCTGCTTAGCTCGGATGACATCGTGTATTTTGAAAAGAATAT GTATGTACGCGGATGGTTGAGTCCCTACCACAGAGCAAGGAGAATGGTAAATCCTCTTATTGCTATGCAGATTCACAGTCAAGCATCAAG GTATTTGGCTATGCTGCAACAGAAGGTGGATATAGTAAGAGAGCGGATGAGTCATCTTTACCCAGATTCAACAGCACAAGAGTGGCTAGAGGAGCATGTTGGCCCAGTAATGGTACCACTGCAGAGGATTGTTGATGAAATCACAGCATTTACACCGGAGACAGGCCCATAG
- the cybc1 gene encoding cytochrome b-245 chaperone 1 homolog, protein MGYMVVEDQSATMLHLKRTPGIRSWSLCVGMASIGLAAAYYSSDSILWKLFYVTGCLFVAMQNMEEWEEAVFDKAKNVIELKTISLYTLVLTLRKKGQEKVVLDLRHLHDVCIQEERVRYLGKGYLLMLRLATGFSYPLTQSATLGGRSDVEALAALLKRFLGLEERRQQDDKAEYAEADADSLGNSSDSDEEKEKP, encoded by the exons ATGGGATACATGGTAGTAGAGGACCAAAGCGCCACAATGCTGCACCTAAAGAGAACCCCTGGCATCCGTTCCTGGTCTCTTTGTGTTG gaaTGGCATCAATTGGGTTGGCGGCTGCATACTACAGCTCTG ATAGCATCTTGTGGAAGCTTTTCTATGTGACTGGCTGTCTGTTTGTGGCCATGCAGAACATGGAAGAATGGGAAGAGGCCGTGTTTGACAAAGCTAAGAATGTGATCGAACTAAAAACCATAAGTTTGTACACTTTAGTGCTGACGTTGAGGAAAAAGGGACAAGAGAAAG TTGTGTTGGACTTGAGACATCTGCATGACGTCTGCATCCAAGAAGAAAGGGTCCGTTATTTGGGGAAAGGCTACCTTTTGATGTTACGTCTGGCTACAGGTTTTTCCTACCCCTTGACTCAGAGTGCCACACTTGGAGGGCGCAG CGATGTGGAGGCACTCGCTGCACTGCTGAAGCGCTTCTTGGGGCTGGAGGAGCGGCGACAGCAGGATGACAAGGCAGAGTACGCAGAGGCGGACGCGGACTCTTTGGGTAACAGTAGTGATTCAgacgaagaaaaagaaaaaccttGA